The following are encoded together in the Trachemys scripta elegans isolate TJP31775 chromosome 7, CAS_Tse_1.0, whole genome shotgun sequence genome:
- the GPR26 gene encoding G-protein coupled receptor 26 yields MNIWEVILAFLVVVLILVSLLSNVLVLICFLYSADIRKQVPGLFILNLTFSNLLMTVLNMPLTLTGIIYKNQPGGDQFCHMVGFLETFLTTNSMLSMAALSIDRWIAVVFPLSYHSKMRYKDAALILSYTWLHAVSFPIVAASLSWVGFHHLYASCTLYNNRSEERTQFVIFTGVFHILSFLLSLVVLCFTYLKVLKVARFHCKRIDVITMQTLVLLVDIHPSVRERCLEEQKRRRQRATKKISTFIGTFILCFAPYVITRLVELSSVVPINSHWGVISKCLAYSKAVSDPFVYSLLRHQYKKTWKDIINKILKRSSINSSALTSESHNQNILQTTE; encoded by the exons ATGAACATTTGGGAAGTGATCCTGGCTTTCTTGGTTGTGGTCCTGATCCTCGTGTCATTGCTGTCCAACGTGCTGGTGCTGATCTGCTTCTTGTACAGCGCCGACATCCGCAAGCAGGTCCCGGGATTGTTTATCCTCAACCTGACCTTCTCCAACTTGTTGATGACGGTCTTGAACATGCCCCTGACCCTGACAGGGATCATTTACAAGAATCAACCGGGGGGAGATCAGTTTTGCCACATGGTGGGATTCCTGGAGACTTTCTTGACCACCAACTCCATGCTGAGCATGGCAGCGCTGAGCATAGACAGATGGATAGCTGTGGTCTTCCCTCTAAGTTATCATTCCAAAATGCGTTACAAAGATGCTGCTCTGATACTCAGCTACACGTGGCTACACGCTGTGTCCTTCCCTATAGTGGCAGCTTCTCTCTCCTGGGTGGGTTTCCATCACCTTTATGCCTCCTGCACCCTGTACAACAACAGATCAGAGGAGAGGACACAGTTTGTGATTTTCACGGGGGTCTTTCACATCCTcagcttcctcctctccctcgTAGTGTTGTGTTTCACCTATCTAAAAGTGCTGAAGGTGGCACGGTTTCACTGTAAACGGATTGACGTGATTACTATGCAGACACTGGTGCTGCTGGTGGACATCCATCCCAG TGTACGAGAGCGTTGTCTAGAAGAACAAAAGAGACGGCGGCAACGAGCAACAAAGAAAATCAGTACCTTTATTGGTACTTTTATACTTTGTTTTGCACCTTATGTAATTACAAG ACTGGTAGAATTATCATCCGTAGTCCCCATCAATTCTCACTGGGGAGTCATTTCCAAGTGCTTGGCTTACAGCAAAGCTGTTTCAGACCCTTTTGTGTACTCTTTATTACGACATCAGTACAAGAAGACGTGGAAGGACATAATAAACAAGATTCTTAAAAGAAGCTCCATAAATTCCTCAGCCCTCACAAGCGAATCGCACAATCAGAATATATTGCAAACAACTGAATGA